From Variimorphobacter saccharofermentans, one genomic window encodes:
- a CDS encoding DEAD/DEAH box helicase: protein MNSNSLDIFDIITRSWFVRALGKPTAVQEEAWPAIAAGSHTLVSAPTGTGKTLSAFLVFIDRLKAEARAGTLSKELHLIYVSPLKSLAGDIRENLRKPLNGILEEERNYNPNLKSTPFDINIGIRTGDTPQNERKKMIKNPPHILITTPESLYLMLTSMSGQKILRSAKAIIIDELHAMIDSKRGAHLMLSIARLDKLCSQPLQRIGLSATIEPLSKAAEYLSPDPVTIVAPKMHKEVELAITSPLPESKIMHKDSVWKELAYTVYSHCTGTRSVIAFVEGRAYAEKLAYYVNQLGGENFARTHHGSLSKEHRLEVEEALRRGELRLLCATSSMELGIDVGEIDQVFQIGCPRSISSTMQRLGRAGHNPGRTSVMHIFPRVASECLYSGLTAEVVRKGGVEYSRPPRLCLDVLAQHLVSMATGEGYDIDEVMEILPRAYPFYEVTREDVKDVLCMLAGDYEHERDIPVRPRILYDRIHERVEGDPYSRMLAVSAGGTIPDKGLFAVRTENGVKVGEVDEEFVFEARVGDKFLLGSFSWQIQQIQKDTVLVSQSSIQGARPPFWKGEIKGRTIQTGMEFGRLIRKLSVAIETNTIDKELTSMGLDYSATTNAADFLRRQLEATGVLPDDKTIVIEHFHDETGSNQVMVHSIFGRQVNEPLAILSHEIVRRRTKTSFSYFVDDDGFLLFPYGDCEMPEGILFSINPDTAKSVLEAVLPATSLFNMTFRYNAGRALMMGVKKAGRQPLWVQRLRSTQMLDSVLKYREHPLIRETKRECLEDYWDLEGVVFLLHEIRSGNIQVREIYLDTPSPMAFPLRHQTEAYMMYEYTPTTSGIHHATEEALNQINYIEPAPEQLAKVSERARLPEDEKQLHSLLMIEGDLIAGEIDVPIDWLETLAEREQVCYIEPGLWIAAEQQDEYQKALQEEVPEARLRIVRRLLRYRGAYSVELLAERYFWSEDLARNVLAQLCEQGLAVENNGLYYHAELYDRARNETVKIRRTQIKTVPSERYAALIANRMRITAPQKEQLEYGIKNLCDQIYPVQQWEAILLPARVNGYRPELLDTLLSEGNYYWQIHSDKGLSFHLYDEIDWESDLSDIMLGLEENEKIIYDALLKRGASFVQRLSSLIEGESPYDTLIEMVEKGLIFADSFLPIRQLLSREKLQKTTVRQRISARSKVLANGRFELSRPRIELTMEQKLNRIFDRVIILSRETAQGINWSKALELLRVWEYTGRVRRGYFIKGLSGVQYIRAEEFDSTILALEQPNEDIIWLPAVDPAQQWGKALPHMQDRSFFNIPGNVVALRAGIPVAVFERQGKVLRVFDEEALHEALPIFAQDFARKRIFASQKRMIVKEYPEIAMNVLASAGFIREMQDYVLYK, encoded by the coding sequence ACCGGTAAGACCTTATCTGCATTTCTGGTGTTTATCGATCGGCTTAAGGCAGAAGCAAGAGCAGGAACATTATCCAAGGAACTGCATCTAATCTATGTGTCTCCTTTAAAATCACTTGCAGGTGATATTCGGGAAAATCTTCGGAAACCATTGAACGGAATTTTAGAGGAAGAACGGAATTACAATCCGAATTTAAAAAGTACTCCGTTTGATATCAATATCGGAATTCGTACTGGTGATACGCCGCAAAATGAACGAAAAAAAATGATTAAAAATCCACCCCATATACTGATTACTACTCCAGAATCTCTATATTTAATGCTTACCAGTATGTCTGGACAGAAAATACTACGTTCAGCAAAGGCTATCATCATTGATGAGCTTCATGCAATGATTGATTCAAAACGTGGAGCCCATCTGATGTTATCCATAGCTCGACTTGATAAGCTATGCTCTCAGCCATTACAGCGAATTGGTTTATCTGCTACCATTGAACCATTAAGTAAAGCGGCAGAGTATCTTTCACCGGATCCGGTGACAATTGTTGCTCCGAAGATGCATAAAGAGGTTGAACTAGCTATAACAAGCCCATTACCGGAAAGCAAGATTATGCATAAGGATTCCGTATGGAAGGAGCTGGCTTATACCGTTTACTCGCACTGTACAGGAACACGAAGTGTAATAGCTTTTGTTGAGGGACGCGCATATGCAGAAAAGCTAGCTTATTATGTCAATCAGTTAGGAGGCGAGAATTTTGCCAGGACGCATCATGGCAGCTTATCAAAAGAGCATCGGCTTGAAGTAGAGGAAGCGTTACGAAGAGGGGAGCTTCGCCTGTTATGCGCAACCTCTAGTATGGAATTAGGAATTGATGTTGGAGAAATAGACCAGGTATTCCAAATTGGTTGTCCCCGATCTATTTCCAGTACCATGCAACGATTAGGTCGTGCAGGACATAACCCGGGGCGAACCAGTGTAATGCATATATTTCCCCGTGTTGCTTCAGAATGCCTATATAGTGGCCTGACAGCAGAAGTAGTTCGAAAGGGAGGGGTAGAATATTCACGTCCTCCAAGGTTATGTCTTGATGTACTTGCCCAACACCTTGTTTCTATGGCTACGGGAGAAGGATATGATATAGACGAGGTAATGGAAATACTGCCACGAGCTTACCCCTTCTATGAGGTAACGAGAGAGGATGTAAAGGATGTTCTATGTATGTTGGCAGGAGATTATGAACATGAACGGGATATCCCAGTACGTCCAAGAATCTTATATGACCGAATACATGAACGTGTTGAGGGAGATCCCTATAGTCGTATGCTTGCAGTATCAGCCGGAGGAACCATTCCGGATAAAGGGCTCTTTGCGGTAAGAACTGAGAACGGTGTTAAGGTTGGTGAAGTGGATGAGGAATTTGTCTTTGAAGCACGGGTAGGAGACAAGTTCCTGCTGGGCTCCTTTTCCTGGCAGATTCAGCAGATACAAAAAGACACAGTATTGGTATCGCAATCATCGATCCAGGGAGCAAGACCACCGTTTTGGAAGGGTGAAATCAAGGGACGAACCATTCAGACAGGGATGGAATTCGGCAGATTGATACGTAAGCTGTCAGTTGCCATTGAAACGAATACCATCGATAAGGAACTTACCAGTATGGGGTTGGATTATAGTGCAACTACGAATGCTGCAGATTTTCTGAGAAGACAGCTGGAGGCAACCGGGGTGTTACCGGATGACAAGACCATTGTAATAGAACATTTTCATGATGAAACTGGAAGCAATCAAGTTATGGTGCATTCCATATTCGGAAGACAGGTGAATGAGCCTCTGGCAATCTTATCCCATGAAATCGTAAGACGACGTACGAAAACAAGCTTCAGCTATTTTGTTGATGACGATGGATTTCTCTTATTTCCCTACGGAGATTGTGAAATGCCGGAGGGTATATTATTCTCAATTAATCCAGATACGGCAAAATCCGTATTAGAAGCAGTACTTCCTGCCACTTCGTTATTTAATATGACCTTCCGCTACAATGCAGGTAGAGCTCTTATGATGGGGGTTAAGAAAGCAGGGCGACAACCGTTGTGGGTACAGCGCCTTCGTAGTACGCAAATGCTTGATTCTGTATTAAAATATCGTGAACACCCGTTAATACGGGAGACAAAACGAGAATGTCTTGAGGATTATTGGGACTTGGAAGGTGTTGTTTTCCTTCTTCATGAAATACGGTCCGGTAATATTCAGGTTCGGGAAATATATCTGGATACACCTTCCCCTATGGCATTTCCTCTTAGACATCAGACAGAAGCATATATGATGTATGAGTATACCCCAACCACATCAGGAATTCATCATGCAACGGAAGAAGCACTGAATCAGATTAATTACATCGAACCAGCACCGGAACAGCTGGCAAAGGTATCGGAACGGGCCCGTTTACCAGAGGATGAAAAGCAGTTGCACTCCCTGTTAATGATTGAAGGTGATCTTATAGCCGGTGAAATTGATGTTCCCATCGATTGGCTGGAAACACTGGCAGAGAGGGAACAGGTATGTTATATTGAGCCCGGCTTATGGATTGCTGCTGAACAACAGGATGAATATCAAAAAGCTCTTCAGGAGGAGGTGCCTGAAGCCAGGCTACGCATAGTAAGAAGATTATTACGGTATCGAGGAGCATATTCCGTAGAACTACTTGCAGAACGATATTTTTGGTCCGAGGATCTGGCTAGAAATGTACTAGCTCAACTATGTGAACAGGGACTTGCAGTGGAAAACAATGGTCTTTACTATCATGCGGAGCTTTATGACAGAGCACGTAACGAGACTGTTAAAATCCGTCGTACACAGATTAAAACAGTACCTTCCGAACGCTATGCAGCACTTATTGCCAATCGTATGCGTATCACAGCGCCTCAGAAGGAACAGCTGGAGTATGGAATTAAGAATTTATGTGATCAGATCTATCCCGTTCAGCAATGGGAAGCAATTCTTTTGCCAGCACGGGTAAATGGATATCGACCGGAATTATTGGATACATTGTTGTCCGAAGGTAATTACTATTGGCAAATCCATTCAGATAAAGGACTCAGTTTTCATTTATATGATGAAATTGACTGGGAATCAGATTTATCTGATATAATGCTGGGATTAGAAGAAAATGAAAAAATCATATATGATGCATTATTAAAACGAGGAGCTAGCTTTGTTCAAAGATTATCCAGCTTGATAGAAGGGGAATCACCTTATGATACATTGATTGAAATGGTTGAAAAAGGCCTGATTTTTGCAGATAGCTTTCTTCCGATAAGGCAGTTACTTTCTAGGGAGAAGCTGCAAAAGACTACGGTAAGACAACGGATATCGGCCAGATCGAAAGTGCTAGCTAACGGACGTTTTGAGCTATCCCGTCCGAGAATAGAACTGACAATGGAACAGAAGCTGAATCGAATCTTTGACCGGGTGATTATTCTTTCCCGTGAGACTGCTCAGGGTATTAACTGGAGTAAAGCACTGGAATTATTGCGTGTATGGGAATATACCGGACGAGTGAGACGTGGCTATTTTATCAAAGGATTATCAGGTGTTCAGTATATTAGAGCAGAAGAGTTTGACTCTACCATACTTGCATTAGAACAACCTAATGAAGATATTATATGGTTACCAGCAGTGGATCCTGCACAGCAATGGGGGAAAGCACTTCCTCATATGCAGGATCGTAGCTTCTTTAACATTCCTGGCAACGTAGTTGCATTGCGAGCAGGAATTCCGGTAGCGGTATTTGAACGACAGGGAAAAGTACTTCGCGTATTTGATGAGGAGGCACTTCATGAAGCACTTCCGATATTTGCACAGGATTTTGCACGAAAGAGAATATTTGCTTCGCAAAAAAGAATGATCGTGAAAGAATATCCTGAGATTGCTATGAATGTGCTTGCGAGTGCTGGCTTTATCCGTGAAATGCAGGATTATGTATTATATAAATAA
- a CDS encoding AraC family transcriptional regulator: MHAWEQIQQTIEYIENHISEEVNIDDLAKMASLSPFYYQRLFRRLVKKPVAEYVKLRRLAKATEELLNKDKRIIDIALDLGFTSHEHFSRSFKQAFGMTPDEYRKNPITLNRMTKPELLLHYVLIDEGVPLITNGIVLEINRLQITEPINYVGLHIDMPAQYVDGLGTESGVDPLGNLWDSFHDKKVMELGLSADSEELGVAYPSSKEGYFSYFAGGKGVREAVSEDCINWELPPGNYIVCSFEAESFEYLVMDALYKAQQYIYNIWLPNHKLQTEPFCAERYASHSPDTTCMELWLKVAE; this comes from the coding sequence ATGCACGCATGGGAACAAATACAGCAAACCATAGAATATATTGAAAATCATATATCGGAGGAGGTTAATATTGATGATCTCGCAAAGATGGCTTCTTTGTCACCGTTTTATTATCAACGTCTATTTCGTCGTCTAGTGAAAAAGCCGGTAGCAGAATATGTGAAGCTTCGTCGTTTGGCGAAAGCAACTGAAGAATTACTGAATAAGGATAAGCGAATCATTGACATTGCTTTAGATTTGGGATTTACCTCACATGAGCATTTTTCCAGATCCTTTAAGCAAGCCTTTGGAATGACTCCTGATGAATATCGGAAGAACCCAATAACACTGAATCGAATGACAAAGCCTGAGCTTTTACTTCATTATGTATTAATAGATGAAGGAGTACCATTAATCACGAATGGTATAGTGCTGGAAATCAACAGACTCCAAATCACCGAGCCGATTAATTATGTCGGTCTGCATATAGATATGCCGGCCCAATATGTGGACGGGCTTGGAACAGAGTCAGGTGTTGACCCTTTGGGCAACCTATGGGATAGCTTCCATGATAAGAAAGTAATGGAATTGGGACTTTCTGCAGATAGTGAGGAGCTTGGTGTGGCATATCCCAGCTCAAAAGAAGGATATTTTAGTTATTTTGCGGGAGGAAAAGGAGTAAGAGAAGCAGTTTCAGAGGACTGTATCAACTGGGAATTGCCACCTGGTAATTATATTGTATGCTCCTTTGAAGCAGAAAGCTTTGAGTATCTGGTTATGGATGCACTTTACAAAGCGCAGCAGTATATTTATAATATCTGGTTACCAAATCATAAATTACAGACTGAGCCTTTTTGTGCAGAGCGATATGCTAGCCATTCCCCAGATACAACATGTATGGAATTATGGCTCAAAGTGGCGGAATAA
- a CDS encoding GNAT family N-acetyltransferase, translated as MMNYIIDKMKETDWPQVSEIYLAGIKTEIATFQSSVPTWEEWNKEHITTCRFVARDGEEILGWVALSPVSSRCVYAGVAELSIYINEKHKGIGVGTSLLNYLIEQSEKEGFWTLQSGIIRENISSQMLHKKCGFREIGYRERVGKMNNGKWHDVIIMERRSKVVGI; from the coding sequence ATGATGAACTATATTATTGATAAAATGAAAGAAACAGATTGGCCACAGGTTTCAGAAATTTATTTGGCAGGAATAAAGACAGAGATAGCTACTTTTCAAAGCAGTGTACCGACTTGGGAAGAATGGAACAAGGAGCATATTACTACCTGCCGGTTTGTCGCACGTGATGGAGAAGAAATATTGGGATGGGTTGCCTTATCACCCGTATCAAGTCGTTGCGTTTATGCAGGAGTAGCTGAACTTAGTATTTATATTAATGAAAAACATAAGGGAATAGGTGTTGGTACCTCACTTCTTAATTATTTGATAGAGCAATCTGAGAAGGAGGGATTTTGGACATTACAATCCGGGATCATTCGAGAAAATATATCCAGTCAGATGTTACATAAGAAATGCGGCTTTCGAGAAATAGGATATAGAGAACGTGTAGGTAAAATGAATAATGGAAAGTGGCATGATGTTATTATCATGGAACGTAGAAGTAAAGTCGTTGGTATATAG
- a CDS encoding helix-turn-helix transcriptional regulator has product MEYNYLIWNYTVEEIAQGYKECKDTYMCTLCGKEYKKGLIFPIEDKLFDAFGAVKEHHISEHGFTVDYILNKEASLSGISDVQQQILKLMSEGKDDKMIAQILGIAQSTVRNHRFKLREKEKQAKFFLALMQSLENKTKRSIRQADSGFIEEIHQSAQ; this is encoded by the coding sequence ATGGAATATAATTATTTAATATGGAATTACACAGTCGAAGAAATTGCTCAAGGATATAAGGAATGCAAAGATACCTATATGTGTACCTTATGCGGTAAAGAATACAAAAAAGGGCTGATATTTCCAATAGAAGATAAGCTATTTGATGCATTTGGTGCAGTAAAGGAACATCATATATCAGAACACGGATTTACTGTTGATTATATACTAAATAAGGAAGCCTCGTTAAGTGGAATATCCGATGTACAGCAGCAAATCTTAAAGCTGATGTCGGAAGGTAAGGATGATAAAATGATTGCTCAGATCCTTGGAATTGCACAATCTACTGTAAGAAACCATCGGTTCAAGCTAAGGGAGAAAGAAAAACAGGCAAAATTCTTCCTTGCACTTATGCAATCATTAGAAAATAAAACGAAACGTTCTATCAGACAGGCTGATTCTGGATTTATCGAAGAAATTCATCAATCGGCACAATGA
- a CDS encoding DUF2087 domain-containing protein, giving the protein MNKNGSLKQFPAKEKKKIILLREIMKKFQHNKEYNENEVNQILESIYSDFPTLRRYLIEYGFLERSIDCSVYKVKK; this is encoded by the coding sequence ATGAATAAAAATGGTTCCTTGAAGCAATTTCCGGCTAAAGAGAAGAAAAAGATTATTCTGCTTAGAGAAATAATGAAGAAATTTCAACATAACAAAGAGTATAATGAAAATGAGGTTAATCAAATATTAGAAAGCATTTATAGTGATTTTCCTACGTTACGAAGATACTTAATTGAATATGGATTTCTGGAGCGATCAATTGATTGTAGTGTATACAAAGTAAAGAAATAA
- a CDS encoding DUF2087 domain-containing protein: MEKWIKNYLNEEGKLKAFPSKRKLKIAAMFYIASSIDDNVKYSEKEMNELINKKCCFNDAALLRREMYDYRFINRSLDGRTYWKEGIQPDPEQYDL; the protein is encoded by the coding sequence TTGGAAAAATGGATAAAAAACTATTTAAATGAGGAAGGGAAGTTAAAAGCATTTCCATCAAAAAGAAAGCTTAAGATAGCTGCAATGTTTTATATTGCCTCAAGTATAGATGATAATGTAAAGTATTCTGAAAAGGAAATGAATGAGTTGATTAATAAAAAATGCTGCTTTAACGATGCTGCATTATTACGTAGGGAAATGTATGATTACCGATTTATTAATCGATCCCTGGATGGTAGAACTTATTGGAAAGAAGGCATTCAGCCAGATCCTGAGCAATATGATTTATGA
- a CDS encoding SDR family NAD(P)-dependent oxidoreductase has translation MQFKDKVYVITGTNSGIGKACATQLLDKEATIIGLDFKESTIKHPSYIHFIVDIRNEERISEIFNDIDYRYSRIDGLCNCAGIFANAKPFYELDSDEWDNVIRTNLTGAFLVSKHVARRMIKQKNGKIVLIGCIRSKIFRPNMADYAASKGGIVALTASMALDLAPHNITVNSVAPGFTYTGMTAKSFDNHDIRKSSENIIPVGRIAEPEDIAKVVLFLLSDLSDYINGETIYTDGGFIISK, from the coding sequence ATGCAGTTTAAAGATAAGGTTTATGTTATAACCGGAACCAATTCTGGAATAGGAAAAGCCTGTGCAACACAACTACTTGATAAGGAAGCTACTATAATTGGATTAGATTTCAAGGAAAGTACGATTAAACATCCAAGCTATATCCACTTCATAGTTGATATTAGGAATGAAGAGAGGATATCTGAAATATTTAATGATATAGATTATAGATATAGTCGAATAGATGGACTATGCAACTGTGCCGGTATATTTGCCAATGCAAAGCCATTCTATGAGTTAGATTCCGATGAATGGGATAATGTAATCAGAACGAATCTAACCGGAGCATTCTTAGTTTCAAAGCATGTGGCACGTAGGATGATAAAACAAAAAAATGGTAAAATCGTTCTTATAGGCTGCATTCGATCTAAAATATTTAGACCAAATATGGCGGATTATGCTGCATCCAAAGGGGGAATAGTAGCACTTACTGCGTCTATGGCTTTGGATTTAGCTCCTCATAATATAACAGTGAACAGTGTCGCTCCAGGGTTCACTTATACCGGTATGACTGCGAAATCTTTTGATAATCATGATATACGAAAATCCTCCGAGAACATCATACCTGTAGGGAGGATTGCCGAACCGGAAGATATAGCAAAGGTAGTACTATTCCTTTTATCGGATTTATCAGATTATATCAATGGTGAAACAATTTATACTGATGGTGGTTTTATAATTTCAAAATAA
- a CDS encoding MarR family winged helix-turn-helix transcriptional regulator → MNYSGSDYLRELLRILVRSLGILEKNDVSCYGVTLAQCHTIVEIGRAQKISLIDLADLLGLDKSTMSRTINNLVNLNLVNRETDSDNRRYISIQLTDKGIEVFRNIEDSMNDYYSKIFNSIASDKRDKVLESLELLVAAIKENK, encoded by the coding sequence ATGAATTACTCAGGAAGCGATTATTTGAGGGAATTATTAAGAATTTTGGTAAGAAGTCTAGGTATTCTTGAAAAAAATGATGTCAGCTGTTACGGAGTAACACTTGCACAATGTCATACTATTGTTGAAATTGGAAGAGCCCAGAAAATATCCCTGATAGATCTCGCTGATTTACTGGGGTTGGATAAAAGTACAATGAGCAGAACGATTAATAACCTGGTCAATTTGAATTTAGTAAATAGAGAAACTGACTCAGATAATAGACGTTATATTTCAATACAATTAACGGATAAGGGAATTGAGGTGTTTCGAAATATTGAAGATAGCATGAATGATTATTATTCTAAAATATTCAATTCAATTGCAAGTGATAAAAGAGATAAAGTTTTAGAGAGTCTGGAGTTATTAGTAGCGGCTATAAAGGAAAATAAATAA
- a CDS encoding BlaI/MecI/CopY family transcriptional regulator, whose protein sequence is MALPDIRLHEGELNIMELLWSNKVLAAKDISKIIKEYIGWEKNTTYTVIKRLIDKGAVKREDPGFMCKAAISKRTVQAIETKVLLNKLYNGSLSTFLNEYLKNQDLSKAEIMELQRIIGEQRF, encoded by the coding sequence ATGGCTTTACCAGATATTCGGCTACATGAAGGCGAACTTAATATTATGGAATTGTTATGGTCAAACAAGGTATTGGCTGCAAAAGATATTTCTAAGATTATTAAGGAATATATCGGCTGGGAAAAAAACACCACATACACAGTTATTAAACGCTTAATAGATAAAGGTGCTGTAAAACGTGAAGATCCTGGTTTTATGTGCAAAGCTGCAATTTCAAAACGAACAGTTCAAGCCATCGAAACAAAAGTTTTACTAAACAAATTATATAATGGTTCGTTAAGTACATTTTTAAATGAATATTTAAAAAATCAAGATTTATCAAAAGCAGAAATTATGGAACTGCAAAGAATAATTGGAGAGCAGAGATTTTAG
- a CDS encoding ATP-binding protein, which yields MKRKLIDELIQWKNSNNSGPILLTGVKGVGKTYLAYDFAKAFFKDILYINFEHNQEAIRMFEAWNPDNLSELCLSYVKIDPEISSQERILILDEVSFVGSASLSITNHPMFQSIFPYIILISSKPLSDNRSINIRKLTVYPLEFDEFLRAIGNEWYIETISNHFHSNKKIPEIVHKELLSLHQLYMKIGGMPGIVNEYLNLFSDINISEQHNFLIGSYHDYIKKDNPDSEALKMNQVLDSLALQLMKENKKFQYKLIRKGTTHAMYKDAIRRLTEGNYVIKCNRINTEQLTAFSDDGLSELLQHIDQNTNFKLYFSDTGLLHTKMIEEQRAGIKVKSNKALYENYVAQALQAKNMLFAFWESASMAKLDFVVQKEFGFLPIEVFEGDNTRSKSISVLKQSYDFPYAIKISSRNFDFSNQIKYVPYYAVYCI from the coding sequence TTGAAAAGAAAACTGATTGATGAATTAATACAATGGAAAAACAGTAACAATAGCGGACCAATTCTATTAACAGGAGTAAAAGGCGTGGGCAAGACATATCTGGCATATGATTTTGCAAAGGCCTTTTTTAAAGATATTCTATACATTAATTTCGAACACAATCAGGAAGCCATTCGAATGTTTGAAGCATGGAATCCGGACAATCTATCAGAACTGTGTTTAAGCTATGTAAAAATAGACCCGGAGATTTCTTCACAAGAACGTATCTTAATATTAGATGAAGTAAGCTTTGTCGGTTCTGCTTCATTGAGTATAACAAATCACCCAATGTTTCAAAGCATTTTCCCGTATATCATATTAATTTCGAGTAAACCATTATCTGATAACAGATCAATTAATATTAGAAAGCTTACGGTTTATCCTTTAGAATTTGATGAATTTCTGAGAGCCATCGGAAATGAGTGGTACATTGAAACAATCAGTAATCATTTTCATAGTAATAAAAAAATACCGGAAATAGTACATAAGGAATTGTTATCACTCCATCAGCTATATATGAAAATTGGTGGAATGCCTGGAATCGTAAATGAATACCTGAACTTATTCTCTGATATAAATATATCGGAACAGCATAATTTTCTCATCGGGTCCTATCACGACTATATTAAGAAGGATAATCCGGACAGTGAAGCTTTAAAAATGAACCAGGTATTGGACAGCTTAGCATTGCAGCTTATGAAAGAAAATAAGAAGTTTCAGTATAAACTCATCCGAAAGGGCACCACTCATGCCATGTATAAGGATGCAATACGTAGGTTGACGGAAGGTAATTACGTCATCAAATGTAATCGTATTAACACAGAGCAACTCACAGCTTTTAGCGATGATGGATTATCTGAGTTATTACAGCATATTGATCAGAATACAAATTTTAAATTATATTTTTCAGATACTGGTCTATTACATACCAAAATGATAGAAGAGCAAAGAGCAGGCATCAAAGTAAAAAGCAATAAAGCTTTATATGAAAATTATGTAGCTCAAGCACTTCAGGCAAAAAATATGTTATTTGCTTTCTGGGAATCAGCTTCCATGGCTAAGCTGGATTTTGTTGTTCAGAAAGAATTCGGTTTTCTTCCTATCGAAGTATTCGAGGGTGATAATACACGGTCAAAAAGCATCAGCGTATTGAAGCAAAGCTATGACTTCCCATATGCAATTAAAATATCATCCAGAAACTTTGATTTTTCCAATCAAATTAAGTACGTTCCTTATTATGCAGTGTATTGTATATAG
- a CDS encoding RluA family pseudouridine synthase codes for MEEEMFELEESFDNKDDQNLEFIVDEEYNGIRIDRFLSGIQNNLSRSYIQKLIDDHMILMDDKPVKSNSKVKTGSSITIYLPEPKEAEIVPEELPLDIIYEDKDIIIINKQKGLVVHPAAGHTSGTLVNALLYHCKGELSGINGILRPGIVHRIDRDTTGVIVACKNDKAHQFIADQLKIHSITRKYQALVYHAMKEESGRVEAPIGRDPKDRKKMAVNYKNGKSSATNYRVLENLKQYAYIECSLETGRTHQIRVHMASIHHPLLGDTVYGPAKDPFHLEGQALHAGVLGFIHPTTEKYVEFSAPLPEYFVDLLEKLRHKG; via the coding sequence ATGGAAGAGGAAATGTTTGAGCTTGAGGAAAGTTTTGATAATAAGGATGATCAAAACTTAGAATTTATTGTTGATGAAGAATATAACGGAATACGTATTGACCGGTTTCTATCCGGTATACAGAATAATTTATCAAGAAGCTATATTCAAAAGCTGATTGACGATCATATGATTTTAATGGATGATAAGCCCGTAAAATCGAATTCTAAGGTAAAAACCGGTTCAAGCATTACAATTTACCTTCCCGAGCCAAAAGAGGCTGAAATCGTCCCAGAAGAGCTTCCACTTGATATTATTTATGAGGATAAAGATATAATAATTATAAATAAGCAAAAAGGACTTGTTGTTCATCCTGCTGCAGGACATACATCAGGAACATTAGTTAATGCTTTGTTATATCATTGTAAGGGAGAACTTTCCGGAATTAATGGAATTCTGAGGCCGGGTATTGTCCACCGGATTGACCGTGATACGACTGGTGTTATAGTAGCCTGTAAAAATGACAAAGCACATCAGTTTATTGCCGATCAGCTTAAGATTCATTCTATCACACGAAAATATCAAGCATTGGTGTACCATGCCATGAAGGAAGAAAGCGGAAGAGTAGAAGCTCCCATTGGAAGAGATCCAAAGGATCGTAAGAAAATGGCTGTAAACTATAAAAACGGGAAATCATCAGCGACCAATTATCGGGTATTAGAAAACCTGAAGCAGTATGCTTATATTGAATGCTCCCTAGAGACAGGACGTACCCATCAAATTAGGGTTCATATGGCTAGCATTCATCATCCTCTTCTGGGTGATACGGTATATGGTCCCGCAAAGGATCCTTTTCATTTGGAGGGTCAAGCCTTACATGCAGGCGTCTTAGGCTTTATTCATCCGACCACAGAAAAGTATGTTGAATTCTCAGCACCTTTACCGGAGTACTTTGTTGATTTACTTGAGAAATTAAGACATAAGGGGTAA